Proteins encoded in a region of the Diospyros lotus cultivar Yz01 chromosome 9, ASM1463336v1, whole genome shotgun sequence genome:
- the LOC127809980 gene encoding uncharacterized protein LOC127809980 — MTALKPKAGEVQGARINHPLSPEIMAAIPPERLRIPAIKPYVGTSDLMDHLDLFTSHMMIQDASDAMWCRVFLSTLEGHAWAWYSNLAHHSIVSFAQLRGNFLAHFAPLRRHRRSTIALVSIKQNQGEPLKDFVSRFNMEALSIENFDHSVAMVAFQNTLRPGPFAQSLAKMPPSTFTDILSRATKYINVEEVMQAKRAEHVEKKDKKKHPEERKNDDRREKHHPRWYSGGFTPLNAPRAEILAIIQGKDYLKKPRSMKTSSDKRNRSKYCRFHRDLGHDTEECHQLKEEIQELINRGFLKSYVAKAGDSRGRKDQRSRSRSPPKRDRTEDRNRTQRERLHRGEDNHPQPPVFHTLAAREVPIMKGERDGAVQLKRSRSVDPISFSDGDLPGYSNRNDPLVITVEIEKWELRQILVDPGSSSEILYRQAF; from the coding sequence ATGACCGCCCTAAAGCCGAAGGCTGGAGAGGTTCAGGGAGCAAGGATAAATCATCCCCTTAGCCCGGAGATCATGGCGGCCATACCACCGGAGCGTCTCCGCATCCCAGCCATTAAGCCCTATGTGGGGACCTCTGACCTGATGGATCACCTTGATCTCTTTACCTCTCACATGATGATACAGGATGCCTCAGACGCAATGTGGTGTAGGGTTTTCTTGTCCACCCTGGAGGGGCATGCATGGGCGTGGTATTCAAATCTGGCCCATCATTCCATCGTAAGTTTTGCGCAACTCCGAGGCAACTTTTTGGCGCATTTTGCACCTCTTCGGAGACATCGAAGGTCTACCATAGCCTTGGTAAGTATAAAGCAGAACCAAGGAGAGCCCTTGAAGGATTTCGTCTCACGATTTAATATGGAGGCCTTGAGCATAGAGAACTTTGACCATAGCGTAGCTATGGTGGCGTTCCAGAACACCCTGAGGCCTGGCCCTTTCGCCCAGTCATTAGCCAAAATGCCCCCGAGTACGTTCACGGACATATTAAGCCGAGCCACGAAGTACATAAATGTCGAAGAGGTCATGCAGGCTAAGAGGGCAGAGCATGtggagaagaaggataaaaagaagcatCCGGAGGAAAGGAAGAATGACGATCGAAGGGAAAAGCATCATCCTCGGTGGTATTCGGGTGGTTTTACTCCTCTAAATGCCCCGAGGGCAGAGATCCTTGCTATTATTCAGGGTAAAGACTACTTGAAAAAGCCTCGATCGATGAAGACGTCGTCCGACAAAAGGAACCGAAGTAAATACTGTCGTTTTCATCGGGATCTTGGTCATGATACGGAGGAATGTCAccaattaaaggaggagattcAGGAGCTCATCAATCGGGGTTTCCTGAAGAGCTACGTGGCCAAAGCAGGTGATTCTCGGGGAAGGAAGGACCAACGGTCGCGATCGAGGAGCCCCCCCAAGAGGGACCGCACGGAGGATCGAAATCGGACTCAGCGGGAGAGATTGCATCGAGGGGAAGATAATCATCCTCAGCCTCCGGTATTCCATACACTCGCAGCAAGGGAGGTCCCGATCATGAAGGGTGAAAGAGATGGTGCCGTCCAGCTGAAAAGATCGAGGAGTGtggatccaatttctttttcagATGGCGACCTCCCGGGATACTCGAATCGAAATGATCCGCTGGTGATAACAGTCGAGATCGAGAAATGGGAGCTTCGGCAGATCCTCGTGGATCCAGGGAGCTCTTCGGAAATCTTGTATCGGCAGGCCTTTTAG
- the LOC127809983 gene encoding uncharacterized protein LOC127809983, whose product MTQLRTAKVPLVGFDGEAVYLEGIIQLPLTVGRGSRTSRVMLDILVADVPSAYNMILGRSGLNALRAIPSTYHMMVKFPTDRGTGELQGDLRLARECYMASIGIAKDREAGSQRDVPGPQANPPKEVSFLLEGPEDPKTAELVDKLEEDCPNRCVRVSMELKDPLRGRIVSLLRQYADIFAWTARDMPGVDPEKKRSFALERARAIEEEVAKLTEARYIREMDYPDWLANVVLVPKGQSKWRLCIDFTDLNKACPKDSYPLPRIDALIDGTAGCSLMSFLDAFQGYH is encoded by the exons ATGACGCAGTTGAGGACAGCGAAGGtccctttggtgggatttgatggtgaaGCCGTATACTTAGAAGGGATCATTCAGCTCCCATTGACGGTAGGGAGAGGCTCTCGAACTTCTCGAGTTATGCTAGACATCCTGGTGGCAGACGTGCCTTCGGCTTACAACATGATTCTAGGAAGATCTGGTCTCAATGCCCTTCGGGCCATCCCAagcacatatcatatgatgGTGAAGTTTCCCACAGATAGGGGGACGGGCGAATTGCAGGGAGATTTGCGCTTAGCTCGCGAATGTTATATGGCCTCCATAGGCATCGCAAAGGATAGGGAAGCAGGGTCGCAAAGGGACGTTCCGGGCCCCCAAGCGAACCCCCCGAAGGAGGTCAGTTTCCTACTAGAAGGACCTGAAGATCCCAAAACCGCAGAGCTAGTGGATAAATTGGAAGAAGATTGCCCAAACCGATGCGTAAGAGTGAGTATGGAGTTAAAAGACCCGCTGAGGGGTCGGATAGTGTCACTCCTTAGACAGTATGCAGACATCTTCGCATGGACTGCTCGGGACATGCCAGGAGTAGATCCAGAG AAGAAACGAAGCTTCGCCCTAGAGAGAGCTAGGGCAATCGAGGAGGAGGTTGCAAAATTGACAGAGGCGCGGTACATCCGGGAGATGGATTATCCAGATTGGTTAGCGAATGTCGTGTTGGTTCCCAAAGGGCAGAGCAAGTGGAGACTTTGTATTGATTTCACCGATCTTAATAAAGCCTGCCCAAAGGATAGTTACCCACTCCCGAGGATTGACGCCCTAATTGATGGAACTGCTGGATGTTCGCTCATGAGTTTCTTggatgcttttcagggatatcacTAG
- the LOC127809979 gene encoding uncharacterized protein LOC127809979: MASRGQQYGWGIGSLTAFLVVLILMIFLPLAMGPGSLGPPSWPVLLLIPVILIGLLFSLCLSS; this comes from the coding sequence ATGGCAAGTAGGGGGCAACAATATGGATGGGGCATAGGATCACTGACCGCATTCCTTGTTGTCCTCATCCTTATGATCTTTCTCCCTCTCGCCATGGGCCCGGGCTCTCTCGGACCGCCGTCGTGGCCGGTGCTGCTGCTTATTCCGGTGATACTCATTGggcttctcttctctctttgcCTTAGTTCTTGA